Proteins from a single region of Melanotaenia boesemani isolate fMelBoe1 chromosome 3, fMelBoe1.pri, whole genome shotgun sequence:
- the frs3 gene encoding fibroblast growth factor receptor substrate 2, whose translation MGSCWSCLYRDPIRDNHLTKFKVINVDDEGNELGSGIMELTQTELILHTRKRDAIRWPYLCLRRYGYDSNLFSFESGRRCQTGQGIFAFKCSRAEEIFNLLQELMQCNSINVVEESMMMSRSGHTPEMDMSRAPQTPNTPAFPVQSFPNGYPGYPVRGDSSQPALTDDHGHSLMGLEDQTHTYVNTVSMEGDLSMRHCVHSLPEVRPSTFPETTRGAMPVGGQGNPQSNLRCCPLEEHKDPQVFLQPSSQEAKFMLGPTPVQRHLLERERHGHNPHNLQPVEGATGSETEADEPSMHLCNSHSYHHFHHHTHRHPGHEHPDSCQSDELTYENINGLRSARKQRLSPSSMSQSVGSSSSSSTGDSHSHSLLHPLSHGPSSLPPQGYACDRGMGGGHRRTALLNYENLPSLPPVWEYSALQRDDEQEEDDEDQDDEDYEEEEEDFDEYEFSEGPGTPNGYHQESRGIHRDALQNYVNTEQVQPSQLRHACPPHPRPCQPDRGGRIFSFDFRRRSRSGVGSCEHSHMPPSRQLNYIQVDLEGEPPCQALSSGGAQPQHQRLPPKKCGPQAPRRSECYAVIDLKKTAAMSNLQKALPRDDGTSRKTRHNSTDLPL comes from the exons ATggggagctgctggagctgtcTGTACAGAGACCCCATCCGAGACAACCATCTCACCAAATTTAAG GTCATCAATGTGGATGATGAGGGAAATGAGCTGGGCTCTGGCATCATGGAGCTCACCCAGACTGAGCTCATCCTTCACACGCGCAAGAGAGACGCCATCCGGTGGCCGTATCTCTGCCTGCGTCGCTACGGCTACGACTCTAACCTGTTTTCTTTTGAGAGCGGCCGCCGTTGTCAAACGGGGCAAG GAATCTTTGCATTCAAGTGTTCCCGGGCAGAAGAGATTTTCAATCTGCTCCAGGAGCTGATGCAATGTAACAGCATCAATGTGGTGGAGGAGTCAATGATGATGAGTCGCAGTGGCCACACACCAGAGATGGACATGTCTCGCGCTCCACAGACTCCCAACA CTCCAGCATTTCCCGTCCAATCTTTTCCCAATGGATACCCTGGTTACCCAGTTAGAGGTGATTCCTCACAACCCGCTCTTACTGATGATCACGGACATAGCCTCATGGGTCTGGAAGACCAG ACCCACACCTATGTAAATACTGTGAGTATGGAGGGGGACCTTTCCATGCGTCACTGTGTACATTCTCTGCCTGAGGTGCGACCCAGCACTTTCCCTGAAACAACAAGGGGAGCCATGCCTGTCGGGGGCCAAGGGAACCCGCAGTCCAACCTGCGGTGCTGTCCCCTTGAGGAGCATAAAGACCCTCAGGTGTTCTTACAACCATCCTCACAGGAGGCCAAGTTCATGCTCGGCCCTACTCCAGTGCAGCGCCATCTGCTGGAGAGGGAGAGACATGGGCACAATCCTCACAACCTTCAGCCAGTAGAGGGGGCAACAGGCTCAGAGACGGAAGCAGATGAGCCCTCTATGCACCTGTGCAATTCTCATTCCTATCATCATTTCCATCACCACACACACCGACATCCGGGTCACGAGCACCCAGACAGCTGCCAGAGTGATGAACTCACCTATGAAAACATCAATGGCCTACGGAGTGCCCGCAAGCAGCGTCTGAGCCCCAGCAGCATGTCTCAGTCTGTGGGTTcaagcagtagcagcagcactGGGGACAGCCACTCACATTCGCTCTTGCACCCACTTTCCCATGGCCCATCATCTCTACCCCCACAGGGATATGCCTGTGACAGGGGCATGGGCGGAGGTCATCGTCGGACAGCTCTTCTTAATTATGAGAACCTGCCCTCCCTGCCACCGGTCTGGGAGTACAGTGCTCTGCAGCGAGATGATGAGCAGGAAGAGGACGACGAAGATCAGGATGATGAGGActatgaggaggaagaggaggacttTGATGAATATGAGTTCTCAGAAGGTCCTGGGACACCCAACGGGTACCACCAGGAAAGTCGAGGTATCCACAGAGATGCTCTTCAGAACTATGTTAACACAGAACAGGTCCAGCCTTCCCAGCTTCGACACGCCTGCCCCCCACATCCACGACCGTGTCAACCTGACAGAGGAGGGCGAATATTTAGCTTTGATTTCCGCAGACGTTCACGTTCAGGGGTTGGAAGCTGTGAACACAGCCACATGCCTCCGTCGCGGCAGCTGAATTATATCCAGGTGGACCTGGAGGGAGAACCTCCCTGTCAAGCCCTCAGCAGCGGGGGTGCCCAACCACAGCACCAGCGCCTACCACCCAAAAAATGCGGTCCACAGGCACCCCGGCGCAGTGAATGCTACGCAGTAATTGACCTGAAGAAGACTGCTGCCATGTCCAACCTGCAGAAAGCGCTGCCCAGGGATGATGGGACTTCCAGAAAGACTCGCCACAACAGCACAGACCTGCCTCTGTAA
- the LOC121636967 gene encoding sodium- and chloride-dependent GABA transporter 2-like, producing MEPCGTPYDRGAEEDENSPSTTENDRDERSRGLSEGFFRIGRTTALFRPGGTQPDDNELLIIERMWGPTVSKMPLKNLVGRMSNLQGIEEIGSLRWEMAVCLLLAWILCYFCVWKGVRSTGKVVYFTATFPYVMFVVLLACGLTLPGAMNGIVFYLYPDPTRLASLQVWVDAGAQVLFSSGICQGSLTALGSYNQYNNDCYKDTFVLCLVNGGSSFVAGFAIFSGLGFMSYKQGISVALIPMHTGPGLTFIAQPCAVAMISLPQLWAICFFIMVILLGADTQFVSA from the exons ATGGAACCTTGTGGAACACCGTATGATAGGGGGGCCGAGGAAGATGAAAACTCTCCAAGTACTACAGAGAATGACCGGGATGAAAG GTCCAGAGGATTAAGTGAGGGCTTTTTTAGAATCGGTCGAACTACAGCACTCTTTAGACCAGGGGGGACACAACCAGACGACAATGAACTGTTAATAATAGAGAGGATGTGGGGACCCACGGTGTCGAAGATGCCCCTCAAAAATCTAGTGGGCAGAATGTCTAACTTGCAG GGGATTGAGGAGATTGGTAGTTTGAGGTGGGAAATGGCCGTATGTCTGTTACTGGCATGGATCCTGTGCTACTTTTGTGTTTGGAAAGGAGTGAGATCCACTGGAAAG GTGGTTTATTTTACAGCAACATTTCCTTATGTGATGTTCGTTGTCCTGTTAGCTTGTGGGCTAACTTTGCCAGGAGCCATGAATGGCATAGTGTTCTACTTGTATCCTGACCCCACAAGGCTGGCGAGCCTGCAA GTTTGGGTGGACGCAGGTGCACAAGTTCTTTTCTCTTCTGGGATTTGTCAGGGTAGTTTGACTGCTTTGGGAAGTTATAATCAGTATAACAATGACTGTTACAA gGACACATTTGTTCTGTGTCTGGTAAATGGTGGCTCCAGTTTTGTTGCAGGATTTGCAATCTTTTCTGGTTTGGGCTTCATGTCCTATAAGCAGGG TATATCTGTTGCATTAATTCCTATGCATACAGGACCTGGTTTGACATTTATTGCACAACCTTGTGCAGTAGCAATGATATCTTTACCTCAGTTATGGGCTATATGTTTCTTCATCATGGTCATATTGTTGGGAGCTGATACACag TTTGTGAGTGCTTGA